In Flavobacterium okayamense, a single window of DNA contains:
- the atpA gene encoding F0F1 ATP synthase subunit alpha — MAEIKPAEISAILKKQLSDFQSGATLEEVGTVLQVGDGIARVYGLSNAQYGELVQFDNGLEAIVLNLEEDNVGVVLLGPSTGIKEGSTVKRTQRIASLKVGEQMVGRVVDTLGNPIDGKGPIGGDLYEMPLERKAPGVIFRQPVNEPLQTGIKAVDAMIPVGRGQRELVIGDRQTGKTTVCIDTILNQKEFYDAGKPVFCIYVAVGQKASTVAAIAKTLEDKGAMAYTVIVAANASDPAPMQVYAPFAGAAIGEYFRDTGRPALIVYDDLSKQAVAYREVSLLLRRPPGREAYPGDVFYLHSRLLERAAKVIADDEIAKNMNDLPESLKPIVKGGGSLTALPIIETQAGDVSAYIPTNVISITDGQIFLESDLFNSGVRPAINVGISVSRVGGSAQIKSMKKVSGTLKLDQAQYRELEAFAKFGSDLDAATMNVIEKGKRNVEILKQSVNDPYTVEDQVAIIYAGSKNLLRNVPVEKVKEFEKDFLAYLNAKHRDTLDAIKAGKIDENVTDVLEKVSKEISAKY, encoded by the coding sequence ATGGCTGAAATTAAACCTGCTGAAATATCAGCAATATTAAAGAAACAATTATCCGATTTTCAATCGGGTGCTACTTTAGAAGAAGTTGGAACCGTACTTCAAGTAGGTGACGGTATTGCTCGTGTTTACGGATTATCTAATGCACAATATGGTGAGTTAGTACAATTCGATAACGGACTAGAAGCAATCGTATTGAACTTAGAGGAAGATAATGTTGGGGTAGTATTGTTAGGTCCTTCAACAGGTATTAAAGAAGGCTCAACTGTAAAAAGAACACAACGTATTGCGTCATTAAAAGTTGGTGAGCAAATGGTTGGTCGTGTAGTTGATACGCTAGGTAACCCAATCGATGGTAAAGGGCCAATTGGTGGTGACTTATATGAGATGCCTTTAGAGCGTAAAGCTCCTGGAGTTATCTTCCGTCAACCAGTAAACGAACCATTACAAACAGGTATTAAAGCGGTTGATGCTATGATTCCAGTAGGTAGAGGACAACGTGAGTTAGTTATTGGTGACCGTCAAACTGGTAAAACTACAGTTTGTATCGATACGATCTTAAATCAAAAAGAATTCTATGATGCTGGTAAACCAGTATTCTGTATATATGTTGCAGTAGGACAAAAAGCATCTACGGTTGCTGCTATTGCAAAAACGTTAGAAGATAAAGGGGCAATGGCTTATACAGTTATTGTTGCTGCAAATGCTTCTGACCCTGCTCCAATGCAAGTTTATGCGCCTTTCGCTGGTGCTGCTATTGGTGAGTATTTCCGTGATACAGGTCGTCCTGCATTAATTGTTTATGATGATTTATCTAAACAAGCAGTTGCTTACCGTGAGGTATCATTATTATTAAGAAGACCACCAGGACGTGAAGCATACCCTGGAGACGTTTTCTACTTACACTCAAGATTATTAGAGCGTGCTGCTAAAGTTATTGCAGATGATGAAATCGCTAAAAACATGAACGATTTACCAGAATCTTTAAAACCAATTGTTAAAGGTGGTGGTTCATTAACAGCTTTACCAATCATTGAAACTCAAGCGGGTGACGTTTCTGCATATATCCCAACAAACGTAATTTCGATTACTGATGGTCAGATTTTCTTAGAGTCAGATTTATTTAACTCAGGTGTTCGTCCAGCGATTAACGTAGGTATTTCGGTATCTCGTGTTGGAGGTTCTGCTCAAATTAAATCGATGAAAAAAGTTTCAGGTACATTAAAATTAGACCAAGCACAATACCGTGAGCTAGAAGCTTTCGCTAAATTTGGTTCTGATTTAGATGCGGCTACAATGAACGTTATTGAAAAAGGTAAACGTAACGTGGAAATCTTAAAGCAGTCAGTAAACGATCCTTACACTGTAGAAGACCAAGTTGCAATTATCTATGCTGGGTCTAAAAACTTATTAAGAAATGTTCCAGTAGAAAAAGTAAAAGAATTTGAAAAAGATTTCTTAGCCTACTTAAACGCTAAACACAGAGATACATTAGATGCTATTAAAGCTGGTAAAATCGATGAAAATGTAACTGATGTTTTAGAAAAAGTATCAAAAGAAATTTCTGCAAAATATTAA
- the atpG gene encoding ATP synthase F1 subunit gamma yields MANLKEIRNRISSVQSTMQITSAMKMVSAAKLKKAQDAITAMRPYAEKLTELLQNLSATLEGDTGGAFADQREVNKVLLVAVTSNRGLCGAFNTNVIKEIKNRTQFYQGKNVDVLAIGKKGNDVLRKTNNVIANHSSVYDDLTFDNVAEIAQLLMDKFVAGEYDKIEIVYNHFKNAATTIVKTEQFLPLAPISGGEAVSSDYIFEPSKEEIVLTLIPKSLKTQLYKSVRDSFASEHGARMTAMHKATDNATELRNQLKLTYNKARQAAITGEILEIVGGAEALNG; encoded by the coding sequence ATGGCAAACTTAAAGGAAATTAGAAATCGAATTAGTTCCGTTCAATCAACGATGCAAATTACATCTGCGATGAAAATGGTTTCTGCTGCAAAATTGAAAAAAGCGCAAGATGCTATTACTGCTATGCGTCCATATGCAGAAAAGTTAACGGAATTATTACAAAATTTAAGTGCTACTTTAGAAGGAGATACTGGAGGAGCTTTTGCTGATCAACGTGAAGTAAACAAAGTATTACTTGTTGCGGTTACTTCTAACCGTGGATTATGTGGAGCCTTCAATACAAATGTTATCAAAGAAATTAAAAATAGAACTCAGTTTTACCAAGGTAAAAATGTAGATGTTTTAGCAATTGGTAAAAAAGGTAACGATGTTTTACGTAAAACGAATAATGTTATTGCTAATCATAGTTCAGTTTATGACGATTTAACTTTCGATAATGTTGCTGAAATTGCTCAATTATTAATGGATAAGTTTGTTGCAGGAGAGTACGATAAAATCGAAATCGTATACAATCATTTTAAGAATGCAGCAACAACCATTGTTAAAACTGAACAATTCTTGCCTTTAGCTCCAATTTCTGGTGGTGAAGCAGTATCTTCAGATTATATTTTTGAACCTTCTAAAGAAGAAATTGTTTTAACGTTAATTCCAAAATCGTTAAAAACGCAATTATACAAATCAGTTCGTGATTCGTTTGCATCTGAGCACGGAGCTCGTATGACGGCAATGCACAAAGCAACTGATAATGCAACAGAATTGCGTAATCAATTAAAATTAACATACAATAAAGCACGTCAAGCTGCAATTACTGGAGAAATCTTAGAAATTGTAGGTGGAGCGGAAGCGTTAAACGGATAA
- a CDS encoding lipopolysaccharide biosynthesis protein, with protein sequence MSLYKKLFKQTAIYGIATVLPRMLSFLLVRLYTDYLPKEEYGEVSIIFSYLIFFNVVLTYGMETAFFRFYNQEDNKKSVISTAMISLLGSTLAFLAVALLFKNQLSSLTEISIDYLIYTIWILVIDTLTVIPFAKLRAESRPIKYAFIKIVNVAINLGLNVFFLAFLPKLAQDSNSIFSSIYLENFQIGYIFVSNVIASLFTLIVLLPDYFKIKWDFDKQLWKKMLHYGFPILIAGIAFAINEHFDKILLEKLGISLSDIGAYSACYKIGMFMVLFRTAYSLGIEPFFFSHAKNENAPQTYAEITKYFVIFGSFMSLGIIVFADVLKLILVPNADYWNAMDVVPMIVIANFFLGIYTNLSVWYKLIDKTKIGAYISLIGAAVTLIINFLLIPIIGFLGSAIATILAYGSMMLISYKLGQKEYPIPYDKQKISFYLLLSVILSCLSFYVPILRETYAFGIVSLLIFAYFVYRNEKALILRILKRN encoded by the coding sequence TTGAGTTTATATAAAAAGCTTTTCAAACAAACAGCGATCTATGGTATAGCAACAGTTTTACCTAGAATGTTAAGTTTTCTCTTGGTAAGATTATATACCGATTATCTTCCAAAAGAAGAATATGGTGAAGTTTCTATCATTTTTTCATACCTGATTTTTTTTAATGTAGTATTAACCTACGGAATGGAAACGGCTTTTTTTAGGTTTTACAATCAAGAAGACAATAAGAAAAGTGTTATTTCAACAGCAATGATTTCGCTATTAGGTTCAACTTTAGCATTCTTAGCTGTTGCTTTATTATTCAAAAATCAGTTGTCATCGCTAACAGAAATTAGCATTGATTATCTAATTTACACCATTTGGATTTTAGTAATCGATACTTTAACGGTGATTCCTTTTGCTAAACTTCGTGCCGAAAGCCGACCAATAAAATACGCTTTTATAAAAATTGTAAACGTTGCCATAAACTTAGGTTTAAACGTTTTTTTCTTAGCGTTTTTACCCAAATTAGCACAAGATTCAAATTCGATTTTTAGCAGTATTTATTTAGAAAATTTTCAAATCGGTTACATTTTTGTATCAAATGTAATTGCGAGTTTATTTACGTTAATAGTTCTATTGCCCGATTATTTCAAAATCAAATGGGATTTTGATAAGCAGCTATGGAAGAAAATGCTACACTATGGTTTCCCAATTTTAATTGCTGGAATTGCCTTTGCAATTAACGAACATTTTGATAAAATTCTATTAGAAAAATTAGGGATTAGTTTGTCCGATATTGGAGCTTATTCTGCTTGTTACAAAATAGGAATGTTTATGGTACTATTTCGAACAGCTTATTCATTGGGAATTGAACCTTTCTTTTTTAGTCATGCAAAAAATGAGAATGCGCCACAAACCTATGCAGAAATTACTAAATATTTTGTCATTTTCGGTTCGTTCATGTCTTTAGGAATTATTGTTTTTGCTGATGTTTTAAAACTAATTTTAGTTCCAAATGCTGATTACTGGAATGCTATGGATGTTGTGCCGATGATTGTAATTGCCAATTTCTTTTTAGGGATTTATACAAATCTTTCAGTTTGGTACAAATTGATCGATAAAACTAAAATTGGCGCTTATATTTCTTTGATTGGAGCAGCAGTTACGCTTATCATAAACTTTCTTCTAATTCCAATAATTGGATTTTTGGGTTCTGCAATTGCTACTATTTTAGCGTATGGAAGCATGATGCTAATTTCATATAAATTAGGCCAAAAAGAATATCCAATTCCTTACGACAAACAAAAAATTAGCTTTTATTTACTGTTATCAGTTATATTAAGTTGTTTGTCTTTTTACGTGCCTATTTTAAGAGAAACCTATGCTTTTGGCATCGTGAGTTTATTAATTTTTGCTTACTTTGTATATCGAAATGAGAAAGCACTTATTTTAAGAATTTTAAAACGAAATTAA
- the dut gene encoding dUTP diphosphatase: protein MQIKIINKSQHELPNYETIASAGMDLRANITESITLKPLERTIVKTGLFIELPIGFEAQVRPRSGLAAKKGITVLNSPGTVDADYRGEIGVILVNLSNDDFVIENGERIAQLVIAKHERAEWIEVEELSETSRGAGGFGSTGTR, encoded by the coding sequence ATGCAAATTAAAATCATCAATAAATCGCAGCACGAATTACCTAATTATGAAACTATAGCTTCGGCTGGAATGGATTTACGTGCAAATATAACCGAATCAATCACCTTAAAACCATTAGAAAGAACCATTGTTAAAACCGGACTTTTTATTGAATTACCAATTGGTTTTGAGGCGCAAGTTCGTCCAAGAAGCGGTTTAGCGGCTAAAAAAGGGATTACGGTTTTAAATTCACCAGGTACTGTAGATGCAGATTACAGAGGAGAAATCGGAGTAATTTTAGTGAATTTATCGAATGATGATTTTGTTATCGAAAACGGAGAAAGAATTGCTCAATTGGTTATTGCTAAACACGAGCGCGCTGAATGGATAGAAGTTGAAGAACTTTCAGAAACTTCACGTGGCGCAGGAGGATTTGGGAGTACAGGAACTCGATAG
- a CDS encoding sugar phosphate nucleotidyltransferase: MKIIVPMAGRGSRLRPHTLTVPKPLIPVAGKPIVHRLVEDIAKVLNQPIEEVAFVIHESFGKQIENDLVAIAEKLGAKGTIYYQNEPLGTGHAIMCAKDSLSGPAVIAYADTLIRANFDLDTQADSVIWVKQVDKPEAFGVVQMNEANEIVELVEKPQTFVSDLAVIGIYYFKDVGVLKNELQLVIDNNIIHGGEYQINDGIKQMMAKGMKFVPGEVAEWMDCGNKDVTVDTNNRMLKFIYEDADETMISEKVRIENSEIIQPCYIADDVVLINSIVGPNVSLGKGTHLTNVKIKNSLVQTHAHLRNAKLDNAMIGNHATFDGDFKSISIGDYSVLE; this comes from the coding sequence ATGAAAATAATAGTACCTATGGCGGGTCGTGGTTCTCGCCTTCGTCCACATACATTAACAGTTCCAAAACCTTTAATTCCAGTGGCTGGAAAACCAATAGTTCACCGATTAGTAGAAGACATAGCAAAAGTTTTAAATCAACCTATTGAAGAAGTAGCATTTGTTATTCATGAGAGTTTTGGTAAACAAATAGAAAACGATTTAGTTGCTATTGCAGAAAAATTAGGAGCAAAAGGAACCATTTATTATCAAAACGAGCCTTTAGGAACAGGTCACGCTATTATGTGTGCAAAAGATTCATTAAGTGGTCCGGCGGTAATTGCTTACGCGGACACTCTTATTCGTGCGAATTTTGATTTAGACACACAAGCCGATAGTGTTATTTGGGTAAAGCAAGTGGATAAACCAGAAGCTTTCGGAGTTGTTCAAATGAATGAGGCAAACGAAATTGTAGAGTTAGTTGAAAAACCCCAAACTTTCGTTTCAGATTTAGCGGTTATCGGAATATACTATTTTAAAGATGTAGGCGTTTTAAAAAATGAGCTACAATTGGTTATCGATAATAACATTATTCACGGAGGTGAATACCAAATTAATGACGGTATCAAGCAAATGATGGCAAAAGGCATGAAATTTGTTCCAGGAGAAGTAGCCGAGTGGATGGATTGTGGGAACAAAGATGTTACTGTCGATACAAATAATAGAATGTTGAAATTCATCTATGAAGATGCTGATGAAACCATGATTTCTGAAAAAGTAAGAATTGAAAACTCAGAAATTATTCAACCTTGTTATATAGCTGATGATGTAGTGTTGATTAACTCTATTGTTGGGCCAAATGTTTCTCTTGGTAAAGGAACGCATTTAACGAATGTAAAAATTAAAAATAGTTTAGTGCAAACACATGCACATCTTCGCAATGCAAAATTAGATAATGCAATGATTGGTAATCACGCAACTTTTGATGGCGATTTCAAAAGTATTAGTATCGGAGATTATTCCGTTTTAGAATAA
- a CDS encoding tetratricopeptide repeat protein: MRYIKSIQILIFLFSIGTQTTFYAQTNPDDIALVDDFVENNFYDAIKQRAIENYDKAIIAIQKCIDKQPNTAAFHYELGKNYLDSKQYAEAEQAFQKATELDPSQRWYWNGLYDVYYATKDYQKSIKIVQKLIEFDEHLKEDLVSLYVYTNQKDKALQLIEEIESKAVLSANMEYYKLRLLEDSKSNKDERALITAIIKNPKSEQNYIDLMALYSQQNREDKAIEVAKDLAIEIPNSEWSSISLFKLYLNEDNGTAAANELLKVLENPKVTLGLKHRFLNEFLIYSANSTQYDSQLNRAVDILSDDKTINVAKEVAKFYYNKRNYEKTSFFLEKALANEPNDWESVDLLLDNLVNAKNYEELGNRAVIFIDLFPSQPKLYYFAGYAENKKQNYKQAIEYLETGLEFVVEDIALERYFAIQLAEAYAESGNKKKSDYYVSKVNELTNQLKK; encoded by the coding sequence ATGAGGTATATAAAAAGCATACAAATTTTAATTTTTTTGTTTTCCATTGGAACTCAAACTACTTTTTATGCTCAAACCAATCCTGATGATATTGCATTAGTAGATGATTTTGTTGAAAATAATTTTTATGATGCGATAAAACAACGTGCCATCGAAAATTATGATAAAGCAATTATTGCTATTCAAAAATGTATCGACAAACAACCTAATACTGCAGCATTTCATTATGAACTTGGGAAAAATTATCTTGATTCTAAACAATATGCAGAAGCTGAACAAGCCTTTCAAAAAGCTACGGAACTAGATCCATCTCAGCGATGGTATTGGAATGGTTTATATGATGTTTATTATGCTACAAAAGATTATCAAAAATCTATTAAAATAGTTCAAAAGTTAATCGAGTTTGATGAACATTTAAAAGAAGATTTAGTTTCACTTTACGTTTACACCAATCAAAAAGATAAAGCGCTTCAGTTAATTGAGGAAATCGAATCAAAAGCGGTTTTAAGTGCAAATATGGAGTATTATAAGCTTCGATTATTAGAAGATTCAAAATCTAATAAAGATGAAAGAGCACTTATAACTGCTATTATAAAAAATCCAAAAAGCGAACAAAATTATATCGATTTAATGGCATTATATTCTCAGCAAAATAGAGAAGATAAAGCTATTGAAGTTGCAAAAGATTTAGCTATAGAAATTCCAAATTCTGAATGGTCGAGTATTAGTTTGTTTAAACTGTATTTAAACGAGGATAATGGAACAGCGGCAGCTAACGAGTTGTTAAAAGTTTTAGAAAACCCTAAAGTTACATTAGGATTAAAACATCGTTTTCTAAATGAGTTTTTGATTTATTCTGCAAATTCAACACAGTATGATAGCCAACTTAATCGCGCTGTAGATATTTTGTCTGATGATAAAACTATAAACGTTGCTAAAGAAGTAGCTAAGTTTTATTACAACAAGCGCAATTATGAAAAAACATCATTCTTTTTAGAGAAAGCTCTGGCAAATGAGCCAAATGATTGGGAAAGTGTTGATTTACTTTTAGATAATTTGGTCAATGCTAAAAATTATGAAGAATTAGGAAATAGAGCGGTAATTTTTATCGATTTATTTCCATCGCAACCTAAGTTGTATTATTTCGCTGGATATGCCGAAAATAAAAAGCAAAACTATAAACAAGCCATTGAATATTTAGAAACTGGTCTAGAATTTGTTGTAGAAGATATTGCATTAGAGCGTTATTTTGCGATTCAATTGGCAGAAGCCTATGCAGAATCTGGGAACAAAAAGAAAAGCGACTATTATGTTTCTAAAGTGAATGAATTAACAAATCAATTGAAAAAATAA
- a CDS encoding DUF4292 domain-containing protein — MLKRISVFVLIVLLSACKAKKSVTELAANEELAATKVIQEHYKNELSFKTINIRASAKYEDDKNMQSVSADIRMIKDEKIWINVKFLGFPAAKALITPTKVSYYEKVNNTYFEGDFVVLSNWLGTDLDFQKVQNLLLGKALDDLSKTPYIASIEDDLYKLTEKIKSPTTEKAYYFEAANFLVKKEKVVQKTENRSLEINYPSFGKFNGMFLPNEIFLKAIQDDKVTIEIQYKNITFDEDLSMPFSIPSGYDEVKIN; from the coding sequence ATGTTGAAAAGAATAAGTGTATTTGTTTTAATCGTTTTATTATCGGCTTGTAAAGCTAAAAAATCGGTAACCGAATTAGCAGCTAATGAAGAATTAGCAGCCACTAAAGTTATTCAAGAACATTATAAAAACGAATTAAGTTTTAAAACTATTAATATTCGTGCTAGTGCTAAATACGAAGACGATAAAAACATGCAAAGTGTTTCTGCCGACATTCGTATGATTAAGGATGAAAAAATTTGGATAAACGTAAAGTTTTTAGGATTTCCTGCAGCTAAAGCATTAATCACGCCAACCAAAGTGAGTTATTATGAGAAAGTAAACAACACTTATTTTGAAGGTGATTTTGTGGTTTTGAGTAATTGGTTAGGAACCGATTTAGATTTTCAAAAGGTCCAAAATTTATTGTTAGGAAAAGCTTTAGACGATTTATCAAAAACACCATACATCGCGTCAATAGAAGATGATTTATATAAATTAACAGAAAAAATAAAATCGCCTACAACTGAAAAAGCATATTATTTTGAAGCGGCAAATTTTCTAGTAAAAAAAGAAAAAGTAGTTCAAAAAACAGAAAATAGAAGTTTAGAAATCAATTATCCTTCATTTGGAAAGTTTAATGGAATGTTTTTACCGAATGAAATTTTCTTAAAAGCAATTCAAGACGATAAAGTAACTATTGAAATCCAATATAAGAATATTACCTTTGACGAAGATTTAAGCATGCCATTTTCAATTCCAAGTGGTTATGACGAGGTAAAAATTAACTAA
- a CDS encoding murein hydrolase activator EnvC family protein — translation MNRYILVLSFLFCSLLAFAQPSSKQQKLEEQKAQIQKEIAAFRTLLSDEKKKEKSVLSQLAEQKARIRLSEKLISTTAKQKRLLEDDIYLTQLEINKLNRELKVLKDDYSKMIVKSYKSRNDKSRVMFVLSSQNFLQAYKRIQYMKQYASYRKMQGDEIVEKQEKLNVAKTRLEKNKVEKEKVLEENKKEKELLEGQKKEQEKLAKEVQKNKKKYTAEIDKKQKAAKEIDRQIKKLIAEEIAKANKKNEAKTGVKASSSTSKFILTPEGKIVSDNFKANKGKLPWPVIEGYVQQGYGNYQDPVYKGVTHMNTGVEIATKPGANARAVFGGEVLRVQLIKGSNKKAVYIQHGDFISIYHNLETVLVKEGQKVDIKDSLGRVFVDSSGKAILKFYLTQNTTTLDPGTWINGM, via the coding sequence ATGAACCGATACATTTTAGTTTTAAGTTTTCTATTCTGCTCGCTTTTAGCGTTTGCTCAACCTTCTTCTAAGCAACAAAAGCTAGAAGAACAAAAAGCGCAAATTCAAAAAGAAATTGCGGCTTTTAGAACCTTGTTAAGTGATGAAAAGAAAAAGGAAAAATCGGTTTTAAGCCAATTAGCCGAACAAAAAGCTCGTATTCGCTTAAGTGAAAAATTAATCAGTACTACTGCAAAACAAAAGCGTTTACTTGAAGACGATATTTATTTAACGCAATTAGAAATCAACAAGCTTAATCGCGAATTGAAAGTTTTAAAAGACGATTATTCGAAAATGATTGTCAAATCCTACAAAAGTCGAAACGATAAAAGCCGTGTTATGTTTGTGTTGTCTTCGCAAAATTTCTTACAAGCATACAAGCGTATTCAGTACATGAAACAATATGCTAGTTATCGTAAAATGCAAGGTGATGAAATTGTTGAAAAGCAAGAAAAGTTAAATGTTGCAAAAACACGTTTAGAGAAAAATAAAGTCGAAAAAGAAAAAGTTTTAGAAGAGAATAAGAAAGAGAAAGAACTTTTAGAAGGTCAGAAAAAAGAACAAGAGAAATTAGCAAAAGAAGTTCAAAAGAACAAGAAAAAATACACGGCTGAAATTGATAAAAAGCAAAAAGCAGCAAAAGAAATCGATCGCCAAATAAAAAAATTAATCGCCGAAGAAATTGCTAAAGCCAATAAAAAGAACGAAGCCAAAACAGGTGTAAAAGCTTCATCTTCTACCTCAAAATTTATTTTAACGCCTGAAGGTAAAATAGTTTCCGATAATTTTAAAGCTAACAAAGGAAAGTTACCTTGGCCTGTAATTGAAGGTTATGTTCAACAAGGTTATGGAAACTACCAAGATCCAGTTTATAAAGGTGTAACGCACATGAATACCGGTGTTGAAATTGCGACAAAACCTGGGGCTAATGCTAGAGCGGTGTTTGGAGGAGAAGTATTGAGAGTCCAATTAATTAAAGGCTCAAATAAAAAAGCAGTTTACATTCAACATGGAGATTTTATTAGTATTTACCATAATCTAGAAACGGTTCTAGTAAAAGAAGGTCAAAAAGTTGATATTAAAGACAGTTTAGGTAGAGTTTTTGTAGATTCTTCAGGAAAAGCAATTCTTAAGTTCTATTTAACGCAAAACACAACAACCCTCGATCCAGGAACTTGGATTAATGGAATGTAG
- a CDS encoding AIPR family protein → MDRITQSFIDELLETEELKSEGESKDFEKLANYSVISNEYNKTFDLNFVTIGDGDDTGIDGISIIVNGVLVESIEEIDDLIEKNGSIEVDFVFIQSKTSSSFSTADLNTFIYGVKDFFSTSPKLRRNESLQKFCDLANHIYKNAPKLKNNPSCKLFYVTTGKWVGDVNLTAIINSGKEDLEATNLFEIVDIIPLGARELAKYYRKTKESVSTTINFSNRITIPEINGISEAYIGLIPYEEFIKIVSNEEQNLLNVFEDNVRDFQGENNDVNNGIASTITNSGSEIFSVLNNGITIVASKISPTGNQFTITDYQIVNGCQTSNVLYNNKNNSNISKVVIPIKLIATEDDEIKTRITLATNNQTPIKKEQLASLTQFQRSLEQYYNSFEGDKRLYYERRSKQYNSDSSVIKSRIITVPYQIKSFAGMFLNEPHNVTSYFGSIVRKLNDGKIQIFDNDHIYIPYYTSAYAYYKLENLFKKGLIDSSYRKVKFHLLMLFRLLNEKNEMPKFNSKKIEAYCNNLLDILSDEEKTLKAFKKCCKVIDEADFDKSDKQDVKLVSKTKNLLDYLSK, encoded by the coding sequence ATGGATAGAATAACACAAAGCTTTATTGATGAGCTATTGGAAACAGAAGAATTAAAATCTGAAGGAGAATCAAAAGATTTTGAAAAACTGGCAAATTATTCTGTAATTTCAAATGAATACAATAAAACTTTTGATTTAAACTTTGTTACTATTGGGGATGGAGATGATACAGGTATTGATGGTATTTCTATTATAGTTAATGGAGTATTGGTTGAATCAATTGAAGAAATAGATGATTTAATTGAAAAAAACGGCTCTATTGAAGTTGATTTTGTTTTCATTCAATCAAAAACTTCATCGAGTTTTTCAACTGCAGATTTAAATACGTTTATTTATGGGGTTAAAGATTTTTTTTCAACATCTCCGAAATTAAGACGAAATGAATCTTTACAAAAATTTTGCGATTTAGCAAATCATATTTATAAGAATGCACCTAAATTAAAAAATAACCCTTCTTGTAAGCTTTTTTATGTAACAACAGGGAAATGGGTTGGAGATGTGAACTTAACAGCAATTATTAATTCGGGTAAAGAAGATCTTGAAGCTACAAATTTGTTTGAAATAGTTGATATAATTCCACTTGGAGCTAGAGAATTAGCAAAGTATTATAGAAAGACAAAAGAAAGTGTAAGTACTACAATCAATTTTTCTAACAGAATAACAATTCCTGAAATTAATGGAATTTCAGAAGCATATATAGGATTAATACCATATGAAGAGTTTATAAAAATTGTATCAAATGAAGAACAAAATTTATTAAATGTTTTTGAAGACAATGTTAGAGATTTTCAGGGAGAAAACAATGATGTTAATAATGGAATTGCATCAACAATAACAAATTCTGGATCAGAAATCTTTAGTGTTTTGAACAATGGAATAACTATTGTTGCTAGTAAAATATCACCAACAGGTAATCAATTCACAATTACTGATTATCAAATTGTTAATGGCTGTCAAACAAGTAATGTTTTGTATAACAATAAAAATAATTCCAACATATCTAAAGTTGTAATTCCAATCAAATTGATTGCAACAGAAGATGATGAGATTAAAACAAGAATTACATTAGCGACAAATAATCAAACTCCAATTAAAAAAGAACAATTAGCCTCTTTGACACAATTTCAAAGGAGTTTAGAGCAGTATTACAACTCTTTTGAAGGAGATAAAAGATTATATTATGAAAGAAGGTCAAAACAATATAACTCAGATTCTAGTGTAATAAAATCAAGAATTATTACAGTTCCTTATCAAATTAAATCTTTTGCAGGTATGTTTTTAAATGAACCACATAACGTAACAAGTTATTTTGGTTCTATTGTCCGAAAATTAAATGATGGTAAAATTCAAATTTTTGATAATGACCATATATACATCCCATATTATACAAGTGCATATGCATATTATAAGTTAGAAAATTTATTTAAAAAAGGCTTGATTGACTCTTCATATAGAAAAGTAAAATTTCATTTATTAATGTTATTCAGACTTTTAAATGAAAAAAATGAAATGCCTAAATTTAATAGTAAAAAAATTGAAGCTTATTGTAATAATTTATTAGATATATTATCTGATGAAGAAAAAACGTTGAAGGCATTTAAAAAATGCTGTAAAGTGATTGATGAAGCAGATTTTGATAAGTCTGATAAACAAGATGTTAAGTTGGTTTCAAAAACTAAAAATTTATTAGATTATTTAAGTAAATAA